One genomic window of Bradyrhizobium sp. CCGE-LA001 includes the following:
- a CDS encoding TerC family protein — protein sequence MMQLITSPEAWAALLTLTALEIVLGIDNVIFISVLVSRLPEKQAHRARQIGLGLALIFRLILLSLLVWLIGLTAPVFSMNGYAFSWRDLILIGGGLFLIAKATHEIHGEVESDHGGSEKQSTGSAFAWVIAQIIVVDLVFSLDSIITAIGMAEDIRIMVAAVVIACAVMYVSAGPVSRFVAEHPTTKMLALAFLVLIGVALVADGFQSHIPRGYIYFAIAFSAAVEFFNVLARRNRSKVGKPPD from the coding sequence ATGATGCAGCTCATCACCAGCCCCGAAGCCTGGGCCGCGCTCTTGACATTGACGGCGCTCGAGATCGTGCTCGGCATCGACAACGTCATCTTCATCTCGGTGCTGGTCTCCCGCCTTCCCGAGAAGCAGGCGCACCGCGCCCGGCAGATCGGGCTTGGCCTGGCGCTCATCTTTCGCCTCATCCTGCTCAGTCTCCTGGTCTGGCTGATCGGCCTCACCGCGCCGGTGTTCTCGATGAACGGCTACGCCTTTTCCTGGCGCGATCTCATCCTGATCGGCGGCGGCCTGTTCTTGATCGCGAAGGCCACGCATGAAATTCACGGCGAGGTCGAATCCGATCACGGCGGGAGCGAGAAGCAATCGACGGGCAGCGCCTTCGCCTGGGTGATCGCCCAGATCATCGTCGTGGATCTCGTGTTTTCTCTGGATTCGATCATCACCGCGATCGGCATGGCGGAGGACATCCGGATCATGGTCGCTGCGGTCGTGATTGCCTGCGCGGTCATGTACGTTTCGGCGGGCCCGGTATCGCGCTTCGTCGCGGAGCATCCGACCACCAAGATGCTGGCATTGGCCTTCCTCGTGCTGATCGGCGTCGCGCTGGTTGCGGACGGATTCCAGTCCCACATCCCGCGCGGCTATATCTACTTCGCGATTGCGTTCTCGGCGGCAGTCGAGTTCTTCAACGTGCTCGCCAGACGCAATCGTAGCAAAGTCGGCAAGCCGCCGGACTGA